The following are encoded in a window of Hyalangium minutum genomic DNA:
- a CDS encoding YARHG domain-containing protein, producing MLWRRRAWGRAALLALTLLALPVAAQGKKPAASASAYVPPPADQIPGYSAKAMPCEIIQELIPPRITCEGDWLEGKSLRELAILRNTIFARYGWAGFRKPWLREHFQKQPWFKPNPKFTYKLLSDADRRNVHFIAVREQSFTERELRSMEDTLYAKAGKVWNDAYEWKLKNGRTVRSCTEPKDVDYEEGCSGSECEGSYSRDCTFQAEAWYRPDPKFSEDKLPAEARIELGLISRALGSFASDTGKLEKGSQASLDRILSVQELRQLSLRDLRLLRNTLYARRGRPFKSKILQAHFKAMSWYREDPSYTDARLTENDKRNIGLIRSVEDEFGGPLKDEDWLIDPATDAA from the coding sequence ATGCTCTGGAGGAGACGCGCCTGGGGGCGAGCCGCGCTGCTCGCGCTGACGTTGCTGGCGTTGCCCGTGGCGGCGCAGGGGAAGAAGCCTGCGGCGAGCGCCAGCGCCTATGTCCCGCCGCCTGCGGATCAGATCCCCGGGTACTCCGCGAAGGCGATGCCCTGCGAGATCATCCAGGAGCTCATTCCTCCGCGCATCACCTGCGAGGGAGACTGGCTGGAGGGCAAGTCGCTGCGGGAGCTGGCCATCCTGCGCAACACCATCTTCGCCCGCTATGGCTGGGCGGGCTTCCGCAAGCCCTGGCTGCGGGAGCACTTCCAGAAGCAGCCCTGGTTCAAGCCGAACCCGAAGTTCACCTACAAGCTGCTGTCGGACGCGGACCGGAGGAACGTGCACTTCATCGCCGTGCGCGAGCAGTCCTTCACCGAGCGCGAGCTGCGCTCCATGGAGGACACCCTCTACGCGAAGGCAGGGAAGGTGTGGAACGACGCCTACGAGTGGAAGCTGAAGAACGGCCGTACGGTGCGCTCGTGCACGGAGCCCAAGGATGTGGACTACGAAGAGGGCTGCTCGGGTTCCGAGTGTGAGGGCTCGTACTCCCGGGACTGCACCTTTCAGGCGGAGGCGTGGTACCGGCCGGATCCGAAGTTCAGCGAGGACAAGCTGCCCGCCGAAGCGCGCATCGAGCTGGGCCTCATCAGCCGCGCGCTGGGGAGCTTCGCCAGTGACACCGGGAAGCTGGAGAAGGGCTCGCAGGCGTCGCTGGACCGCATCCTCTCCGTTCAGGAGCTGCGCCAGCTCTCGCTGAGAGACCTGCGGCTGCTGCGCAACACCCTCTATGCGCGGCGCGGACGGCCCTTCAAGTCGAAGATCCTCCAGGCGCACTTCAAGGCGATGAGCTGGTACCGCGAGGACCCGAGCTACACGGACGCGCGCCTGACGGAGAACGACAAGCGCAACATCGGGTTGATTCGCTCGGTGGAGGATGAGTTCGGCGGGCCCCTCAAGGACGAAGACTGGCTGATAGACCCAGCGACGGACGCGGCCTGA
- a CDS encoding polysaccharide deacetylase family protein codes for MGVGLRTVVVMLAGLASACGAVVLPPEVVPAPKQEKVEPQPVASFVTPVVHSGPRDEMRIALTFDACPTASAYDERITKTLTETKTPATLFLSGSWVKHRPQSALELANNPLFELGNHSYTHKHMPQLKKDGDVLDELLRTQEEIYNLTGRIPAYFRPPFGEFDTRLAYLVGKAGLTTIEFDLASGDPDEHATKQKLVNWVLKQARPGGIVVMHINHRQFPTAEALPEIIQGLRKRGYELVTVGQLLNERPPPLCSDPLRVSPPAAPVAPAVALSALEGAVSSISVP; via the coding sequence ATGGGCGTTGGACTTCGGACAGTGGTGGTGATGCTCGCAGGGCTCGCCTCGGCCTGCGGCGCGGTGGTCCTGCCTCCTGAGGTGGTTCCTGCTCCGAAGCAGGAGAAGGTGGAGCCCCAGCCCGTCGCGTCCTTCGTGACCCCCGTCGTGCACAGCGGCCCCCGCGACGAGATGCGCATCGCGCTCACGTTCGACGCGTGCCCCACCGCCTCCGCGTACGACGAGCGCATCACGAAAACCCTTACCGAGACGAAGACGCCCGCGACGCTCTTCCTCAGCGGCTCTTGGGTGAAGCACCGGCCGCAGTCCGCGCTGGAGCTGGCCAACAACCCGCTGTTCGAGCTGGGCAACCACTCGTACACGCACAAGCACATGCCGCAGCTCAAGAAGGATGGCGATGTGCTGGACGAACTGCTCCGGACGCAGGAGGAGATCTACAACCTCACCGGCCGCATCCCCGCGTACTTCCGCCCGCCCTTTGGTGAGTTCGACACGCGCCTGGCGTACCTGGTGGGCAAGGCGGGGCTGACCACCATCGAGTTCGATCTCGCCTCGGGAGACCCCGATGAGCACGCCACCAAGCAGAAGCTGGTGAATTGGGTGCTCAAGCAGGCCAGGCCCGGCGGCATCGTGGTCATGCACATCAACCACAGGCAGTTCCCCACCGCGGAAGCCCTGCCGGAGATCATCCAGGGCCTGCGCAAGCGGGGCTACGAGCTGGTGACCGTGGGGCAGCTCCTGAACGAGCGTCCGCCGCCGCTGTGCAGCGATCCGCTGCGCGTCAGCCCGCCCGCCGCCCCTGTCGCCCCGGCCGTGGCGCTCAGCGCGCTGGAGGGCGCGGTTTCCAGTATATCCGTTCCGTGA
- a CDS encoding GNAT family N-acetyltransferase yields MSIIRPATPADLSALGTALAPLSLFQAYGLTAAALTQRFEAALQRGEGLLLAELEGAPVGVCWFITRGAFGTGAYLRTLAVKEGLQGKGLGVELLRGYEDGSGDPPGGWFLLASDFNTGAHRFYERHGYREVGLLPDFAAKGVTERIYWKPRPPAR; encoded by the coding sequence GTGTCCATCATCCGCCCTGCCACACCTGCTGATCTCTCCGCGCTGGGGACAGCACTCGCGCCGCTCTCACTCTTCCAAGCGTATGGGCTCACCGCTGCTGCCCTGACGCAGCGCTTCGAGGCGGCGCTCCAGCGAGGAGAGGGGTTGCTGCTGGCGGAGTTGGAGGGGGCTCCGGTGGGCGTGTGCTGGTTCATCACGCGCGGCGCGTTTGGGACAGGGGCCTACCTGCGCACGTTGGCGGTGAAGGAGGGGCTCCAGGGAAAGGGGCTCGGCGTGGAATTGCTCCGAGGCTACGAGGACGGGAGCGGCGATCCCCCGGGTGGCTGGTTCCTGCTCGCGTCGGACTTCAACACGGGTGCGCACCGCTTCTACGAACGCCACGGCTACCGGGAGGTGGGCCTGCTGCCGGACTTCGCCGCGAAGGGCGTCACGGAACGGATATACTGGAAACCGCGCCCTCCAGCGCGCTGA
- a CDS encoding LysR family transcriptional regulator: protein MQLESLKMFCDVVETGSFSRAAQLNHVTQSAVSQQIRALENRYEQKLLSRSARQVTPTPAGERLFRGCKEILARFAEVEAEIREQSTEVQGTSTVSTIYSVGLHELQTVQKQLLKTHPKVNMRLNYRRNDQVYDDVILGAAEIGIVAYPQPRAGVDILPFRDDKLGVVCAPGFAFASKSKVSLAALSGVPFIAFDREAPTRKALDRLFREKNLDLNPVMEMDNVETIKRAVEMGLGVAILPLSSCRAEEKAGTVVVKPFAEGPVSRPIGLLIRKGKYLDRASAAVLDAFKLAAAQEE, encoded by the coding sequence ATGCAGCTCGAATCCCTGAAGATGTTCTGTGATGTGGTGGAGACGGGTTCCTTCTCTCGCGCCGCCCAGCTCAACCACGTGACGCAGTCAGCGGTGAGCCAGCAGATCCGCGCGCTGGAGAACCGGTACGAGCAGAAGCTGCTGTCGCGCAGCGCCCGCCAGGTGACGCCGACGCCCGCGGGCGAGCGGCTGTTCCGGGGGTGCAAGGAGATCCTCGCCCGCTTCGCCGAGGTGGAGGCGGAGATCCGCGAGCAGTCCACCGAGGTGCAGGGCACCAGCACGGTGTCCACCATCTACTCGGTGGGCCTGCATGAGCTGCAGACCGTGCAGAAGCAGCTGCTGAAGACGCACCCCAAGGTGAACATGCGCCTGAACTACCGGCGCAATGATCAGGTGTACGACGACGTCATCCTCGGGGCGGCGGAGATTGGCATCGTCGCCTACCCGCAGCCGCGCGCAGGCGTGGACATCCTCCCATTCCGCGACGACAAGCTCGGGGTGGTGTGCGCGCCCGGCTTCGCGTTCGCCAGCAAGTCGAAGGTGAGCCTCGCGGCGCTGTCGGGAGTACCCTTCATCGCGTTTGACCGCGAGGCACCCACCCGGAAGGCGCTGGACCGGCTGTTCCGGGAGAAGAACCTGGATCTCAACCCGGTGATGGAGATGGACAACGTCGAGACCATCAAGCGCGCGGTGGAGATGGGGCTGGGTGTGGCCATCCTCCCGCTGTCGAGCTGCCGGGCCGAGGAGAAGGCAGGCACGGTGGTGGTGAAACCCTTCGCCGAGGGCCCCGTGTCCCGGCCCATCGGCCTGCTCATCCGCAAGGGCAAGTACCTGGATCGCGCCTCGGCGGCGGTGCTCGACGCCTTCAAGCTGGCGGCGGCGCAGGAGGAGTAA
- a CDS encoding MJ1255/VC2487 family glycosyltransferase, which yields MRILYGVVGEGMGHATRSRVLLEELTKEHEVHIVVSGRARDYLAKRFQNVHGIWGYTLAYEGNSVSKWQTLLQNLQGAVTGWPQNIRQYFELVEKFQPDVVVSDFESFSYMFGKVHRLPVISVDNMQIINRCKHEPELLAGWEDAYETTRTIVKAKLPGAFHYLITTFFYPPVRKERTTLAPSILRPEILEAKSEPGNHLLVYQTSTTNTELPNILKKSGLECRIYGLRRDITSDVVDGNLMYRPFSEKGFIDDLRTARAVVAGGGYTLMSEAVYLHKPLLSIPLEGQFEQVINALYLEKLGYGMYTKQLTLEALQEFLSRVPACQESLKGYVQEGNTQILAALREQLARAYEHRGHWRAELSELD from the coding sequence ATGCGAATCCTCTATGGTGTCGTTGGCGAGGGCATGGGGCATGCGACCCGCTCGCGGGTGCTGCTCGAGGAGCTCACGAAGGAGCACGAGGTTCACATCGTCGTCTCCGGACGCGCCCGGGACTACCTGGCCAAGCGCTTCCAGAACGTGCACGGCATCTGGGGCTACACCCTGGCCTATGAGGGCAACTCGGTGAGCAAGTGGCAGACGCTCCTGCAGAACCTGCAGGGCGCCGTCACCGGCTGGCCTCAGAACATCCGCCAGTACTTCGAGCTGGTGGAGAAGTTCCAGCCGGACGTGGTGGTCAGCGACTTCGAGTCCTTCAGCTACATGTTCGGCAAGGTGCACCGGCTGCCGGTGATCAGCGTGGACAACATGCAGATCATCAACCGCTGCAAGCACGAGCCGGAGCTGCTGGCCGGCTGGGAGGATGCCTACGAGACGACGCGCACCATCGTCAAGGCGAAGCTCCCTGGGGCCTTCCACTACCTCATCACCACGTTCTTCTACCCGCCGGTCCGCAAGGAGCGCACCACGCTGGCGCCCTCCATCCTCCGGCCGGAGATCCTCGAGGCGAAGTCCGAGCCCGGCAACCACCTGCTCGTGTACCAGACGTCCACGACGAACACGGAGCTGCCCAACATCCTCAAGAAGAGCGGCCTGGAGTGCCGCATCTACGGCCTGCGCCGGGACATCACCTCGGACGTGGTGGACGGCAACCTGATGTACCGGCCGTTCAGCGAGAAGGGCTTCATCGATGATCTGCGCACGGCCCGGGCGGTCGTGGCGGGCGGCGGCTACACGCTGATGAGCGAGGCGGTGTACCTGCACAAGCCGCTGCTCTCCATCCCCCTGGAGGGCCAGTTTGAGCAGGTCATCAACGCGCTGTACCTGGAGAAGCTCGGGTACGGCATGTACACGAAGCAGCTCACGCTGGAGGCGCTCCAGGAGTTCCTCTCGCGGGTGCCCGCGTGCCAGGAGTCGCTGAAGGGCTACGTGCAGGAGGGCAACACGCAGATCCTCGCGGCCCTGCGCGAGCAGCTCGCGCGCGCCTACGAGCACCGGGGCCACTGGCGGGCCGAGCTGTCGGAGCTGGACTGA
- a CDS encoding zf-TFIIB domain-containing protein, which yields MSACPFCQERMRATFMEGLPREECTACGAVWIEGESLAKVMGGSVSDALLRRAKDQPGACKGCHTPLRYVPNCPTCGEAAPTCPRCSTAPLPVIEALGIKVDVCSGCSGVGLDAGELQQLHQAAAAYRDEGLDLRPQVQTGTPSRCASCKRALKPQHAFVWDEKFYCGSCAPDGAAPYDVKMSKASPSEPSNVRGHYFNEPTLDETPSESALLWLINKLFG from the coding sequence ATGAGTGCCTGTCCTTTCTGCCAGGAGCGGATGCGCGCCACCTTCATGGAGGGGCTGCCTCGCGAGGAGTGCACGGCGTGCGGCGCGGTGTGGATCGAAGGAGAATCGCTGGCAAAAGTGATGGGAGGCTCCGTCTCGGACGCCCTTCTGAGGAGGGCAAAGGATCAGCCCGGGGCCTGCAAAGGTTGCCATACCCCGCTCCGCTACGTGCCCAATTGTCCTACGTGTGGTGAGGCCGCCCCTACATGCCCCCGGTGTAGCACCGCGCCCCTGCCCGTCATCGAGGCACTCGGCATCAAGGTGGATGTCTGCTCGGGGTGCAGCGGCGTGGGGCTGGATGCCGGGGAGCTGCAGCAGCTCCACCAGGCGGCCGCAGCCTACCGGGACGAGGGGTTGGATCTGCGTCCCCAGGTGCAGACTGGCACGCCCTCCCGGTGTGCCTCCTGCAAGCGCGCGCTGAAACCCCAGCACGCCTTCGTCTGGGACGAGAAGTTCTACTGTGGCAGCTGCGCCCCGGACGGAGCGGCCCCGTACGACGTGAAGATGTCCAAGGCCAGTCCCAGCGAGCCGAGCAACGTCCGAGGCCACTATTTCAACGAGCCCACGCTGGACGAGACCCCGTCCGAGTCCGCCCTGCTGTGGCTGATCAACAAGCTGTTCGGCTGA